One stretch of Arachis duranensis cultivar V14167 chromosome 1, aradu.V14167.gnm2.J7QH, whole genome shotgun sequence DNA includes these proteins:
- the LOC107487009 gene encoding uncharacterized protein LOC107487009 encodes MLGLIETKKEVITKYEVARLWGSSTAGWEFVESVGMAGGLVLIWDDGVFQVIQRYKGERWLCVEGVLTRTNFRCAFCLVYGAHGREAKRGVWEELSYVVGLCQIPFCFLGDFNEILQVEDRKGVTSLLASSKEFKEWVHDMQLIDLPLTDRKYTWFRGLTRLTGPPRPFRSLDAWFTHEGFLRMVKDEWRNLGEAQFPCKLKALSIQLRQWHKVNFRDMDKRLMRFEEELTKLDNLVSDGVYDGTTEARRKALVSFCSK; translated from the coding sequence aTGTTGGGTTTGattgaaacaaaaaaagaagtgaTTACTAAATATGAGGTTGCAAGGCTTTGGGGATCTAGTACTGCTGGTTGGGAGTTTGTGGAATCTGTAGGAATGGCGGGGGGTCTGGTATTAATTTGGGATGACGGAGTGTTTCAAGTAATTCAAAGGTATAAAGGTGAGAGGTGGCTGTGTGTTGAAGGTGTTTTAACAAGGACCAACTTCCGATGTGCTTTCTGTTTGGTGTACGGGGCGCATGGGAGGGAGGCAAAGAGGGGGGTGTGGGAGGAACTGAGTTATGTGGTGGGGTTGTGTCAGATTCCTTTCTGTTTTCTAGGAGACTTTAATGAAATTTTACAAGTTGAGGATCGTAAAGGAGTTACTAGCTTGCTGGCGTCATCGAAAGAGTTTAAGGAATGGGTGCATGACATGCAGTTGATAGATTTGCCTCTTACTGATAGGAAGTACACATGGTTTAGGGGACTAACAAGATTAACGGGGCCCCCTAGACCATTCAGAAGTTTGGACGCCTGGTTTACGCATGAGGGATTTCTGAGAATGGTGAAGGATGAGTGGCGAAACCTCGGAGAAGCGCAGTTCCCGTGCAAGCTGAAGGCTCTATCAATACAACTGCGGCAATGGCACAAGGTTAACTTTCGGGACATGGATAAGAGACTCATGAGGTTTGAGGAGGAGCTCACCAAGCTGGACAATTTAGTCAGTGATGGAGTTTATGATGGTACAACGGAGGCTAGAAGGAAGGCGCTTGTGAGCTTTTGTTCGAAATAG